In Aestuariibaculum lutulentum, one DNA window encodes the following:
- a CDS encoding glycoside hydrolase family protein produces the protein MKIFFLSLSIALFAFSCAEKHSNALQIQELPIDGEVEGNLIVGPSVLNDPNRFVWGGSVVKGDDDKFHMLYSTWECGDSIPSFSNSWVLHSKIAYAVSDYPDRDFKFQKIVLKGRALEGDSTAWDAQMVHNPHVKKFNNKYYLYYGAGKDPGVQPTGSKGEHVDKRNRVQQSQCIGVIEFNSFEDLMNGKYKRFDTPLLTPRTRVKPNNIVMPSPEGTEPKPDNIIVVNPSVVQRPSDGKYLLFFKGNFYNPGWRGVHGVAISDSPTGPFTATDDFVFDIRNEDGTIASGEDPYVWYHKTHQKFYVVLKDFTGKITMGQPGLALLESVDGIKWTKPEKSFFMKKEVILKSGDTLHMNRLERPQLLIAEDGTPEVLYSAGALINVNPTQKGESFNVHIPLKLIEN, from the coding sequence ATGAAGATATTTTTTCTTAGTTTAAGCATAGCATTATTTGCTTTTAGCTGTGCCGAAAAGCATTCAAACGCGTTACAAATTCAAGAATTGCCAATAGATGGTGAAGTAGAAGGCAACCTTATTGTTGGGCCATCTGTTTTAAATGACCCTAACCGTTTTGTGTGGGGTGGTAGTGTTGTAAAAGGAGATGATGACAAGTTCCATATGCTATATTCCACATGGGAATGTGGTGATTCAATTCCATCTTTTTCGAATTCATGGGTCCTGCATTCTAAAATAGCATATGCCGTTTCCGATTATCCAGACAGAGATTTCAAATTTCAAAAGATAGTATTAAAAGGTAGGGCATTAGAAGGAGACTCAACAGCATGGGATGCACAAATGGTTCATAATCCTCATGTGAAGAAATTTAACAACAAGTATTATTTGTACTATGGCGCAGGTAAAGATCCCGGAGTTCAACCAACAGGTTCTAAGGGAGAACATGTCGACAAACGTAATCGCGTTCAGCAAAGTCAGTGTATCGGAGTTATTGAATTCAATAGTTTTGAGGACTTGATGAACGGAAAATACAAACGATTTGACACACCTCTTTTAACGCCAAGAACTCGTGTAAAACCGAACAATATTGTGATGCCGTCACCAGAAGGAACAGAGCCAAAACCAGATAATATTATAGTGGTTAATCCGTCGGTTGTTCAACGCCCTTCAGATGGAAAATACCTATTATTTTTTAAAGGAAACTTTTATAATCCGGGTTGGAGAGGTGTTCACGGTGTTGCAATTAGCGATTCTCCAACAGGGCCTTTTACAGCTACTGATGATTTTGTGTTTGATATTCGAAACGAAGACGGTACAATTGCCAGTGGCGAAGATCCGTATGTCTGGTATCATAAAACACATCAAAAATTTTATGTAGTTCTAAAGGATTTTACTGGTAAAATTACAATGGGACAACCCGGTTTGGCTTTATTAGAATCTGTAGATGGCATTAAATGGACGAAACCTGAAAAATCTTTCTTTATGAAAAAGGAAGTGATCCTAAAATCTGGAGATACTTTACATATGAATCGTTTAGAACGCCCTCAATTACTAATAGCTGAGGATGGTACGCCAGAAGTACTTTATTCTGCAGGAGCTTTAATTAATGTCAACCCTACACAAAAGGGTGAATCTTTTAATGTGCATATTCCGTTAAAATTAATTGAGAATTAA
- a CDS encoding APC family permease encodes MSKKQLNELAATAICGNDISSSCLYVSALSIVYAGQYAWISLLLVSAILFLYRKIYGEVVGALPLNGGAYNALLNTTKKSTASFAATLTVLSYMATAVISSSEAVKYAHSLWSGIPIVYATIFLLFIFMGLVILGIGESSKVAIFIFIFHLSSLVILCFFSLYFLFSNGFDVFIENFKAPVKGSIATALFLGFAAAMLGISGFESSANYVEEQKKGVFRKTLKNMWIIVTVFNPLLAFLALSTIPLTTIITHEDTLLSFMGHLAGGNWLLYLISIDAALVLSGAVLTSYVGVGGLVERMALDRILPKVLLKKNKRGSSYLIFIAFFLLSTSILLITEGNLESLAGIYTIAFLCVMILFSFGNMLLKVNRKKLPRPEVAGWPQLLIAIVGVGIALIGNIILNPEDLNVFLEYFIPAMLVIGFMLYRITILKAVLFFLDYITPEKKTIFKYLNVKIKHAIHRINSQHFVFFTNHDDVATLNKVLQYIESNENTRRLKIVSVLGNQPHVSENLKIDVEVLDRAYPDIDIEFIEEPGKFGPEKIQELSKRWRIPINFMFIGSPGDKFPYRIEELGDVRLII; translated from the coding sequence ATGTCTAAAAAACAGTTAAACGAATTGGCTGCAACAGCAATTTGTGGGAATGACATTAGTTCTTCTTGTTTATATGTTTCAGCTCTATCAATTGTTTATGCCGGCCAATATGCCTGGATTTCTTTACTCCTGGTTTCTGCTATTTTATTTTTATACCGAAAAATATATGGAGAAGTTGTCGGAGCATTACCATTAAACGGAGGTGCTTATAATGCATTACTTAATACCACAAAAAAATCTACAGCTTCTTTTGCGGCAACATTAACAGTATTATCTTACATGGCTACTGCGGTAATCTCTTCAAGCGAAGCTGTGAAATATGCACATAGTTTATGGAGCGGCATACCTATTGTTTATGCCACCATTTTTTTATTATTTATTTTCATGGGATTAGTGATTTTAGGAATCGGTGAATCTTCTAAGGTTGCCATTTTCATATTTATATTTCATTTAAGCTCGCTCGTTATTTTATGTTTTTTCAGTTTATACTTTTTATTTTCAAATGGGTTTGATGTATTTATTGAAAATTTCAAAGCACCAGTTAAAGGAAGTATAGCTACTGCCCTATTCTTGGGATTCGCAGCAGCTATGTTGGGCATTAGTGGCTTTGAAAGTTCTGCAAATTATGTGGAGGAACAAAAAAAAGGTGTTTTTAGAAAAACCTTAAAAAATATGTGGATTATTGTAACCGTATTTAATCCGTTATTGGCATTTTTAGCCTTATCTACAATTCCGCTGACAACCATTATAACCCATGAAGATACACTATTGTCTTTTATGGGGCATTTAGCCGGTGGAAACTGGTTATTGTATTTAATATCTATCGATGCCGCCTTGGTTTTAAGTGGCGCTGTATTAACATCTTATGTAGGTGTAGGAGGTTTAGTTGAACGTATGGCGTTAGATCGCATTCTGCCTAAAGTCTTGTTAAAAAAGAACAAGCGTGGTAGTTCTTATTTAATATTTATAGCTTTCTTTTTACTTTCTACCTCCATCCTGTTAATCACTGAAGGAAATTTGGAGTCGCTTGCTGGTATTTATACTATTGCCTTTTTATGTGTTATGATTTTGTTCAGTTTTGGGAATATGCTTTTAAAAGTGAATCGTAAAAAATTACCAAGACCTGAAGTTGCTGGTTGGCCACAATTGCTCATTGCGATTGTTGGTGTAGGTATAGCTTTAATTGGAAATATCATTTTAAATCCAGAAGATTTAAATGTGTTTTTAGAGTATTTCATTCCAGCCATGTTAGTCATAGGGTTTATGTTGTATCGTATTACTATTCTAAAAGCCGTATTATTTTTTCTTGATTATATTACCCCTGAAAAGAAAACCATTTTTAAATATTTGAATGTAAAAATAAAACACGCTATCCATAGAATTAATTCTCAGCATTTTGTGTTTTTCACCAATCATGACGATGTCGCAACTCTAAATAAAGTACTTCAATACATTGAAAGTAACGAAAATACAAGACGTTTAAAAATTGTATCTGTTTTAGGAAATCAACCTCATGTCTCCGAAAATCTTAAAATTGATGTTGAAGTTTTAGATCGTGCGTATCCAGATATTGATATTGAATTTATTGAAGAACCCGGTAAATTTGGTCCTGAAAAAATTCAGGAACTTTCTAAACGCTGGCGTATCCCCATAAATTTCATGTTTATTGGTTCGCCAGGAGATAAATTCCCTTATCGGATTGAAGAGCTTGGTGATGTCAGGCTTATTATATAA
- a CDS encoding DUF748 domain-containing protein, which yields MATEKQKSNLFGFTLRNSIKRLLIISFSLLLLIVVLLAVSPSIIRSQLEKNGKEWVGRKLTLNDLSINYFTSTVKLSGATMYEANDQDKFVSIDSLILDVDPLEYFSSSIVVEQLYIKNLWVNISQKDSIFNFDDLVAFYTTENKNDTVSIQKTKDDEAYLFSLSDFRLNGGTLVYNNEAHEVTQTLNNLSFYLPHVEWGRGSSNMDASFKLTEGGRFGIASEFDSKKGDYLLHVEMDSLDISTFKPYTKDYLNIGGLKGLAYGKFDISGNINTVNTLTIQGTSSLEHFALSDVSGRTFLGANKIVCPIEKLMPMQSLYQLGDISIQAPDVDFELFKDSNNFYRSFGLDEPEINENPPVLSENHEETPLRYSIKSLHVNDGKLKFTDHTTSSPFVYNFSKAKMDFNEIKSDSDWVKGKASMVLNERGQLAADIGFNPNDAAMNMKVNYVISNFQLSDLNIYSMEYTGYPILYGDMYYKGIIDIDHGKLNLENKLIVHNAEVGNKKGSPFYNLPLKVALFILKDKDGVINMDIPVRGDLNDPQINIKKIVWSTFGKFLVKTVTSPFRALSNLINVDPSDIKEINYTYMDTTLVGRREHQLNLLRRLEKSKPGLDIELVYFNDKTKQQEEIAKQLELLDTMKVDSISKAFDSVRVASIKTYLAKQSNDSTKIKITLPSSSNLKNIGAQPVFEIKYKMEGQEQQDFEIEE from the coding sequence ATGGCAACCGAAAAACAAAAGTCAAATTTATTTGGTTTCACTTTAAGAAATTCCATAAAACGACTTTTAATTATAAGTTTCAGTTTATTGCTATTAATTGTTGTATTACTTGCTGTTTCACCTTCAATTATTCGAAGTCAGCTTGAAAAAAATGGCAAAGAATGGGTGGGCAGAAAGTTAACTCTTAATGATTTATCCATAAACTATTTTACATCAACAGTGAAGCTTTCCGGTGCTACCATGTATGAAGCAAATGACCAGGATAAATTTGTTTCCATAGATAGTTTAATTCTGGATGTCGATCCACTGGAGTATTTTTCATCGTCAATAGTTGTTGAGCAATTATATATTAAAAATCTTTGGGTAAACATTTCTCAAAAAGACTCTATTTTTAATTTCGATGATTTAGTCGCTTTTTATACTACTGAAAATAAAAATGATACTGTTTCTATACAGAAAACCAAGGATGATGAAGCTTATTTGTTTAGTTTATCGGATTTTAGGTTAAATGGGGGAACTTTGGTGTATAATAATGAAGCTCATGAGGTTACTCAAACCTTAAATAATTTATCATTTTATTTGCCTCATGTCGAATGGGGAAGAGGTTCCAGTAATATGGATGCTTCCTTTAAACTTACCGAAGGAGGACGCTTTGGAATTGCTTCAGAATTTGACTCTAAAAAAGGAGACTATTTACTTCATGTAGAGATGGATAGCTTAGATATTTCAACATTTAAACCATACACAAAAGACTATTTAAATATTGGAGGACTTAAAGGTTTAGCCTATGGTAAATTTGATATTTCGGGTAATATAAATACTGTTAACACACTAACTATTCAAGGGACATCATCGTTAGAACATTTTGCGTTATCTGATGTTTCCGGGCGCACATTTTTAGGTGCCAATAAAATAGTTTGTCCAATAGAAAAGCTAATGCCAATGCAATCTTTATATCAATTAGGAGATATAAGCATTCAGGCTCCGGATGTTGATTTTGAACTATTTAAAGACTCAAATAATTTTTATAGGTCTTTCGGTTTAGATGAGCCCGAAATAAATGAAAATCCGCCCGTTTTGTCTGAAAATCACGAAGAAACACCATTACGTTACAGTATAAAGTCTTTACATGTAAACGATGGAAAATTAAAGTTTACAGACCACACAACGTCATCACCTTTTGTTTATAATTTTTCTAAAGCCAAGATGGATTTTAACGAAATAAAAAGTGATTCAGACTGGGTAAAAGGTAAAGCTTCAATGGTTTTAAACGAACGTGGACAATTAGCTGCCGATATTGGCTTTAATCCTAATGATGCTGCTATGAATATGAAGGTTAACTATGTGATTTCTAACTTCCAGCTTAGCGATTTGAATATCTATTCTATGGAATATACCGGATATCCAATTCTTTATGGAGACATGTATTATAAAGGCATTATAGATATCGATCATGGCAAGCTTAATCTGGAAAATAAATTAATAGTACACAACGCCGAAGTTGGAAATAAAAAGGGAAGTCCGTTTTACAATTTACCTTTAAAAGTGGCTCTGTTTATTTTAAAAGATAAGGACGGTGTAATAAATATGGATATTCCAGTACGAGGCGATTTAAACGATCCTCAAATAAATATTAAAAAAATTGTATGGAGTACTTTTGGTAAGTTTTTAGTAAAAACAGTAACCTCGCCTTTTAGAGCCTTATCCAACCTTATTAATGTAGATCCCAGTGATATTAAGGAAATAAATTACACTTATATGGACACCACGCTTGTTGGTAGACGTGAGCATCAGCTTAATTTACTTCGTAGATTAGAAAAAAGCAAACCCGGTTTAGATATAGAATTGGTGTATTTTAATGATAAAACCAAGCAACAGGAAGAAATAGCTAAGCAATTAGAACTTTTAGATACAATGAAAGTGGATTCCATTTCAAAAGCATTTGATTCGGTTCGAGTGGCAAGTATTAAAACGTATTTGGCTAAACAGTCTAACGACAGCACAAAGATTAAAATTACATTACCTTCATCTTCAAATTTAAAAAATATTGGAGCTCAGCCGGTATTTGAAATTAAGTATAAAATGGAAGGTCAGGAACAGCAGGATTTTGAAATAGAGGAGTAG
- a CDS encoding fasciclin domain-containing protein: protein MKRFYKLTPQIVICLTLIFFMFSCNSEEISIMQDDSSVSLYEIIEANSSYSTAKAAPKKGSDPIAAIAIDNGSFTQLVAALMYVDEQLGAGLVDLFLNGKDQLTVFAPNDDAFNALYDALEITGITDLDAELVLSVLQYHVTTGRRASNSVVPKNGMRTIETLLPEATFNVYPDLSIMAIGNSANILAADISASNGIIHVIDTVILPIE from the coding sequence ATGAAACGATTTTACAAATTAACTCCCCAAATCGTCATTTGTTTAACCCTAATCTTTTTTATGTTCTCTTGTAATTCAGAAGAAATTTCTATCATGCAAGATGATTCATCGGTGTCTCTTTATGAAATTATTGAGGCTAATTCAAGTTACAGTACAGCTAAAGCTGCGCCCAAAAAGGGTTCAGATCCTATAGCTGCAATTGCAATTGATAACGGAAGTTTTACGCAGTTGGTAGCTGCTTTGATGTATGTAGATGAACAACTTGGCGCCGGTTTAGTTGATTTATTTTTAAACGGAAAGGATCAACTCACTGTTTTCGCTCCAAATGATGACGCTTTTAATGCTTTGTATGACGCATTAGAAATTACAGGAATTACCGATTTAGATGCTGAACTTGTTTTAAGTGTATTACAATATCACGTAACTACAGGTCGTAGAGCATCAAACAGCGTAGTTCCAAAAAATGGCATGCGCACGATTGAAACATTATTACCCGAAGCTACTTTTAATGTTTATCCAGACTTGAGTATTATGGCAATAGGAAATTCAGCAAACATCCTGGCAGCTGATATTTCTGCTTCTAACGGAATTATTCACGTAATCGATACGGTAATACTCCCTATAGAATAA
- a CDS encoding OmpA/MotB family protein, protein MRKISLVVLSAILLSSCVSKKKYVALETENGQLKSELTKTRVENEELEAKFAKIQQRVDEYNNKINSLTEESNAKMVNVDGVVMSEDAKVKMRETLKNVPAEYLVGATTLKDSMNAAIAYNIKNSANDIDESDDIAVKVEETVVMISISDKMLFKSGSYKVTDKADAILQKIADVINSEESLDVMVEGHTDDKKMVENAAVKDNWDLSVLRATSVVKRLQNNFAVAPEKLIAAGRSFYQPLVDNDSAENRAKNRRTRIVILPNIDKFFALMDAEQ, encoded by the coding sequence ATGAGAAAAATATCATTAGTAGTATTATCTGCGATTTTATTATCGTCTTGTGTTTCTAAAAAGAAATATGTTGCTTTAGAAACAGAAAATGGTCAACTTAAAAGTGAATTAACCAAAACAAGAGTTGAAAACGAAGAATTAGAAGCTAAATTTGCCAAAATTCAACAAAGAGTTGATGAGTATAACAACAAAATTAATTCATTAACCGAAGAAAGTAATGCCAAAATGGTAAACGTTGATGGTGTTGTTATGAGTGAAGATGCTAAAGTTAAAATGCGTGAAACACTTAAAAATGTGCCTGCAGAATATTTAGTTGGTGCCACTACCCTTAAAGATTCAATGAATGCTGCCATTGCCTACAATATTAAAAATTCAGCTAACGATATTGACGAAAGTGATGATATTGCTGTAAAAGTTGAAGAAACTGTAGTAATGATTTCTATTTCAGATAAAATGTTATTTAAATCTGGAAGCTACAAAGTAACAGATAAGGCTGATGCTATTTTACAAAAAATTGCCGATGTAATCAATTCTGAAGAAAGCTTAGATGTTATGGTTGAAGGACACACCGATGATAAAAAGATGGTTGAAAATGCAGCTGTTAAAGACAACTGGGATTTAAGTGTATTACGTGCAACATCTGTTGTTAAGCGTTTACAAAACAACTTCGCTGTAGCTCCTGAAAAATTAATTGCAGCTGGTAGAAGTTTTTACCAACCTTTAGTTGATAATGATTCTGCTGAAAACAGAGCTAAAAACAGAAGAACAAGAATTGTTATTTTACCTAACATCGATAAGTTTTTTGCACTTATGGATGCAGAACAATAA
- a CDS encoding YqaA family protein, with amino-acid sequence MKSKPKTKSEKSRWQLLHQYYSYTGFYGFVWNAVKKALPYIVLAVAGIYIVNHYFNINDLLVQLTKTLPVYGVLSFFFISETLLGLVPPEIFIAWAGKMYAPWGYLVLLAILSYSGGLVSYYIGRVITKIPAIHNYLEDKMEKQLKNSKKWGGFLIVVGALLPLPFSISCMAAGIISFPFRNVMLFGSLRLLRFLIYGIVIFHAF; translated from the coding sequence ATGAAATCCAAACCAAAAACAAAATCTGAGAAATCCAGATGGCAACTATTACACCAGTATTATAGTTATACCGGGTTTTACGGTTTTGTTTGGAATGCTGTAAAAAAAGCACTGCCTTATATTGTTTTAGCTGTTGCAGGAATTTATATTGTAAATCATTATTTTAATATTAACGATTTACTGGTTCAACTTACAAAAACACTACCTGTTTACGGAGTATTAAGCTTCTTTTTTATTTCCGAAACTTTGTTAGGATTGGTTCCTCCAGAAATTTTTATAGCCTGGGCAGGAAAAATGTATGCGCCTTGGGGATACCTAGTTTTACTGGCTATTTTATCGTATTCTGGCGGATTAGTTTCTTACTACATAGGCCGGGTTATCACTAAAATCCCAGCTATTCATAACTACCTGGAAGATAAAATGGAAAAGCAATTAAAAAACTCCAAAAAATGGGGTGGTTTCTTAATTGTTGTTGGAGCCCTACTTCCACTACCCTTTTCAATTTCGTGCATGGCAGCAGGAATCATTTCTTTTCCGTTCAGAAATGTAATGCTTTTTGGGTCATTGCGTTTACTACGCTTTTTAATCTATGGAATAGTAATTTTCCATGCGTTTTAA
- a CDS encoding DUF3817 domain-containing protein: MFSLLNIFRIVAFLEGLSYILLLFIATPVKYMLNEPQYVKLLGMPHGLLFIGYIVLAFLIKPDFSWNGKQFSFILFAAILPFGTFYVDKKYLKPAL, from the coding sequence ATGTTTTCATTGCTTAACATTTTTAGAATCGTTGCCTTTTTAGAAGGTCTGTCATACATTCTATTACTTTTTATTGCGACACCTGTAAAATACATGCTAAATGAGCCTCAGTATGTTAAATTACTGGGTATGCCTCACGGTTTACTATTTATAGGGTATATTGTTTTAGCTTTTTTAATTAAACCTGATTTTAGCTGGAATGGTAAGCAATTTTCATTTATTCTATTTGCTGCTATTTTACCTTTCGGAACATTTTATGTCGATAAAAAATATTTAAAACCTGCTCTTTAA
- a CDS encoding mechanosensitive ion channel family protein — MFQKETENIMETTGLDLKHWLYDHFVSLGLSETNAKYLNMFALLLALVVLVFIIDFIIRKFLRGLFTQFATRSKTNFDDLLITNKVPRNIAHIIPLLITLEFVPLVFTDFPDFENFAEKTLQVFAIVLTLWVVRSFLNTIKDYLKTLPNFKDKPIASYIQVFMIFAWVIGIFSSFAIVTGIPFYKFITALGAGSAVVILVFRDTILGFVASIQVSINDMVRIGDWITFEKYGADGDVIEISLATVKVQNFDKTITTIPTYALISDSFKNWRGMTSSDGRRIKRALYIKQSGVKYLDDTAVEKLKGIHLITSYLESRQEDIKSFNASHNIDKSILLNGRNLTNLGVFRKYIDSYLKQHSAINKDMMIMARQLAPTTQGIPLEIYAFSSDKRWENYEYIMSDIFDHLIAALPYFDLKIFELPSDSSFKGN, encoded by the coding sequence ATGTTTCAAAAAGAAACTGAAAATATTATGGAAACCACAGGGTTAGATCTTAAACACTGGCTCTACGATCATTTTGTATCATTAGGTCTAAGCGAAACCAATGCTAAATATTTAAACATGTTTGCGTTGCTCTTAGCTTTAGTGGTACTGGTTTTTATTATAGACTTTATTATAAGAAAGTTTTTAAGAGGGTTGTTTACGCAATTCGCGACCAGATCGAAAACAAATTTCGATGATCTTTTAATCACCAATAAAGTTCCAAGGAATATTGCCCACATCATTCCGCTACTTATCACTTTAGAGTTTGTTCCTTTAGTGTTTACCGATTTTCCTGATTTTGAAAATTTCGCAGAAAAAACATTACAGGTTTTTGCAATTGTTTTAACCTTATGGGTAGTTCGAAGCTTTTTAAATACTATTAAAGACTATCTAAAAACGCTGCCTAATTTTAAAGACAAACCTATTGCGAGTTATATTCAGGTGTTTATGATTTTTGCCTGGGTTATTGGTATATTTTCATCTTTTGCAATTGTTACAGGCATTCCATTTTATAAATTCATAACTGCTTTAGGAGCTGGATCGGCTGTCGTTATTTTAGTATTTAGAGATACTATTTTAGGATTCGTGGCCAGTATTCAGGTGTCTATAAACGATATGGTTCGTATTGGCGACTGGATTACATTTGAAAAATACGGTGCCGATGGAGACGTTATTGAAATAAGTCTGGCAACGGTTAAAGTTCAGAATTTCGATAAAACTATTACAACCATTCCAACCTACGCTTTAATCTCCGATTCTTTTAAGAACTGGCGAGGCATGACAAGTTCTGATGGTCGTCGTATTAAACGTGCCCTTTACATCAAGCAAAGCGGAGTGAAATATTTAGATGACACAGCGGTTGAAAAATTAAAAGGCATTCATTTAATCACTAGTTATTTAGAAAGCAGACAAGAAGACATTAAGTCGTTTAATGCTTCTCACAATATTGACAAGTCCATTTTACTAAACGGAAGAAACCTGACAAATTTAGGGGTGTTCAGAAAGTATATAGATTCATATCTTAAGCAACATTCTGCCATCAATAAAGATATGATGATTATGGCACGCCAATTAGCACCAACAACACAAGGTATTCCTTTAGAAATTTATGCGTTTAGTAGTGATAAACGCTGGGAAAACTACGAGTATATTATGTCTGATATTTTCGATCACCTGATAGCGGCACTTCCTTATTTCGATTTAAAAATTTTCGAATTGCCAAGTGATTCAAGTTTTAAAGGAAACTAA
- the leuB gene encoding 3-isopropylmalate dehydrogenase, which translates to MKFNIALLAGDGIGPEVIEQAVKVSDAVAKKFGHEITWRPALTGAAAIDAVGEPYPDETHEVCATSDAVLFGAIGHPKFDNDPSAPVRPEQGLLKMRKKLGLFANVRPTFTFPSLLDKSPLKQERIEGTDLVFLRELTGGIYFGEKGRRDEGETAFDNCVYTREEVQRLAKKGFELAMTRSKKLCCVDKANVLETSRLWRETVQAMEKDYPEVEVSYEFVDAVAMRLVQWPNSYDVLITENLFGDILTDEASVISGSMGLMPSASMGADIALFEPIHGSYPQATGLNIANPMATVLSAAMMFETAFNLPEEGQAIRDAVNKALAEGIVTEDLANGGKAYGTKEVGDWLAANI; encoded by the coding sequence ATGAAATTTAATATAGCACTTTTAGCAGGTGACGGAATAGGACCTGAGGTGATTGAACAAGCAGTAAAAGTAAGTGATGCTGTAGCTAAAAAATTTGGACACGAAATAACCTGGAGACCGGCTTTAACTGGAGCTGCAGCTATTGATGCTGTAGGAGAACCTTATCCAGACGAAACTCATGAAGTTTGTGCAACTTCAGATGCAGTTTTATTCGGTGCTATCGGGCATCCAAAATTTGATAACGATCCATCGGCTCCTGTACGTCCTGAGCAAGGATTGTTAAAGATGCGTAAAAAATTAGGCTTATTCGCTAACGTACGTCCAACCTTTACATTTCCATCGTTATTAGATAAATCGCCTTTAAAACAAGAACGTATTGAAGGTACAGATTTAGTGTTTTTACGCGAATTAACGGGAGGTATTTACTTTGGTGAAAAAGGAAGAAGAGACGAAGGTGAAACAGCTTTCGATAACTGTGTATACACGCGTGAAGAAGTGCAGCGTTTAGCTAAAAAAGGTTTCGAATTAGCTATGACACGTTCTAAAAAATTGTGTTGTGTAGATAAAGCTAACGTTTTAGAAACATCACGTTTATGGAGAGAAACGGTTCAGGCAATGGAAAAGGATTATCCAGAGGTTGAAGTAAGCTACGAGTTTGTTGATGCTGTTGCGATGCGTTTAGTACAGTGGCCAAACAGTTACGATGTGCTAATTACAGAAAATCTTTTTGGTGATATCTTAACCGATGAAGCTTCTGTAATTTCAGGATCTATGGGATTAATGCCTTCGGCGTCTATGGGTGCTGATATCGCGCTATTTGAGCCTATTCACGGGTCATACCCACAAGCTACAGGCTTAAATATTGCTAATCCAATGGCAACGGTATTGTCTGCAGCCATGATGTTCGAAACGGCGTTTAATTTACCTGAAGAGGGACAAGCGATTAGAGATGCTGTTAATAAAGCTTTAGCTGAAGGTATTGTAACTGAAGATTTAGCTAACGGAGGAAAAGCTTACGGAACTAAAGAAGTAGGAGACTGGTTAGCAGCAAATATTTAA